GAGGAAGTCAGTTATCCGGGCTATTGCCCCGCTAATATTAATCAAGTGGTGTTCATCATTAGGGATGTACTTTATTAATAGATGAGTTATATATTATTATTGATGAAATTCTACTTTTATTTTCTTATCATTGCTTAACCATTCAATCAGGAAATATGAAATCCCATAAAAAATTTAGCCGACTTTATGCTATTGTTTTAATTTTAATCGCAGCGAATGTATTTACAGCCTGCAAAGATTCGAAACCGGAGAAAAACTACAAGCCAACCTGGGAATCCCTTGCCACCCATCCTGTGCCGCAGTGGTACCAGGATGCCAAGTTCGGGATTTTTATTCACTGGGGCGTGTATTCAGTACCTGCTTATCATGAGTGGTATGTGGAATTTATAAGCCCCAAATCAAGCTTTGGACGAAACCTGGGCGGTCCGCCTTATACTGCAGCCCAGGGCAACTTTTCCGACAGCGTTTTTCATGCCAACATCCGGGAAGATGCCAATAAGTATCACCGCAAAAATTACGGGGTAGATTTTGCCTATGATGAGTTCATCCCCATGTTCAAAGCCGAAAATTATGATCCTGCCTCATGGGCAGACCTTTTTAAACAGGCCGGAGCCAGATACGTGGTGATGACTGCCAAACACGGGGATGAATTTGCGCTCTGGCCCTCTGAATATACCGATCGCAATGCCGGGGATATGGGTCCTCAACGTGATCTGGTAGGTGACCTTACTAGTGCGGTGCGTGCAGAAGGGATGAAGATGGGCCTGTACCACAATACCACCTACTCCTTCTGGGATGAGCGCTACCCCAACAAAGAGTGGGTGGAATACATGAACAATACGGTTAAGGAACTGGTGGACCGGTATCATCCCGATATTCTCTGGGGAGATGTAGTAATAGGTCCTGCCAGGGACGATAAAGGAAAGCCGCTTGGCGCTGAGCATTGGAACAGCAAGGAAGTGATTGCCTATTTCTATAACCATTCGGAAAACCCCGATGAGGTTCTGACCAATGACCGATGGGGCTTAGACACCTCTGTTGAGGTGGACTCCAAAAAAGCCCTTTCCCGTTCTGTGTGGACTTCCCATGCAAACCGCTGGAACACGGGCGGAGGTGCATTGCTGGGTGATTTCCAGACCCCGGAACGCCGGAATATCACTGAGATTTTTGATCATCCCTGGGAAACCTGCGACGCGCTGGATCCCACTTCCTGGGGATACAACCGGCAAACCCCGGAGGAAGAATATATGAGCACCAATGAGCTGGTGGATTACCTGGCCGATATTGTAAGCAAGGGAGGCAATCTGCTTATCAATATAGGTCCAAAAGCGGATGGTGCCATCCCTGAAGTGATGAAGGATCGCCTGCGGGGTGTGGGCAACTGGCTTTCGGAGAACGGAGAAGCCATTTATGGAACCACCCCCTGGTCGGTATATGGAGAAGGTCCCACCAAAAAGGAAGTGGGATCCTGGGGCAGAGAGAAGGGAGAATACCGGTTTCAACCCGGCGATGTCCGGTTCACAAGAAAAGGCAATACCCTTTATGCCATCCTGCTGGAATGGCCGGGAGATGAAATCACCCTGAATTTCCTGAAAAAGGTAAATGTCAGTCATATATCCCTCCTCGGCTCAGATGAAGAAATCCATTGGGAAAAAACAAGCGATGACATTACAGTTTTTCTGCCGTCTGAACCGGTTTCCTCCTATGCCAATACGCTCAGGCTGGAATGTGAAGCTTTGTAATACACGCAAAAAACATTATTTTTATAACCTGAACTTAAAAATCATTGTTCCTGATTGAAACATTTAAAATTCTCTACTAATGAAACGATTTGCATTTAAAATGAAACTGAAACCCGGTTGCAAAGAGGAGTATATAAAGCGCCACAATGAAATCTGGCCGGAACTGAAGCAGTTGTTAAAAGAATCCGGTGTTTACGATTATTCGATCTTTTTAGACGAAGAAACCAACACGCTTTTCGCTGTGCAAAAGCAAGCCGGTGAAAGCTCTTCACAGGATCTGGGGGATAATCCAGTTGTAAAAAAATGGTGGGATTATATGGCAGACCTCTATGAGACCAACCCCGACAATTCTCCGGTGAGCATTCCTTTGGAAGAAGTTTTTCATATGGACTAAATTAATCTAACTAATGCAGATAAACTAGAACTTAGCGTAGCGATATTACGAACGTAGTGAGTAAATACTAATTTCGAAATTACCTGACTGCCGGCAAGGCAGGGATATTAGAATTTCATTTTCTGCCAAAAAATACACTAAAAAGTAAGTTACTAAAAATCTAAAAGTTATGAAAGAAGCGTATATTGAAAAGTACTATGGGCTAAAGAAATTCCTGGTGGTATTTGTTGTTGTGATGATATCTCAGGCCATCCGTTCTAAGGCTTCGGAATCTGCTCAGCCTGATGATCCGCCGAATATTGTACTGATTATGGCTGATGACCTCGGCTACTCTGACCTGGGTTGTTATGGCGGGGAGATTGAAACCCCCAACCTGGACTCCCTGGCTGATAACGGGCTTCGTTTCACTGAGTTTTATAATGCCGGACGCTCCTGGCCTACCCGGGCTTCCATTCTTACCGGTTATTATCCACAGCAAGTCAATATAGACGGTGAGCGGGCAGCTTTCCCGAAATGGGGATCCATGATTCCCAGTCATCTGGATAAGGCGGGATACCGAAATTATCACAGCGGCAAATGGCATGTTCCGAATGTTAATGAGGTGACCGGCAGGGGAGGATTTGACCGTTCCTTTAATTGTACCTATACAGGCAGCCGCCACTTTACCCCAAAACCCGAAAATCTTTATCTGGATGATAAAAGTTTTAAAGAGTTACCCGATGTAACTCAAGGCAGCGATTACTATTCCACCAGCGCGATAACGGACTATTCCATTCAATTCCTCAAACAACATCAGAACCAGCATGCCGGTACACCCTTTTTTCTATATACGGCTTTCATTTCTCCACATTTTCCGCTTCAGGCTCCCCAGGAAGTGATTGACAAGTACCGCAGCCGTTATCTGGAGGGTTGGAACAAACTCAAACAAGAGCGCTATAAACGGCAAAAGGAGCTTGGTTTTGATCTCGGCGAGAACAGTCCTTTTGAATACATGGTAACCGCCCCGTGGAGCTGGCCCGAGCAGTGGCTGAAAGACAGCATACCCGGGGAGCTGCGTTATGCAAAGCCCTGGTATCAGCTTACCGAAAAGGAAAAGCACCTTCATGCCACCAAGATGGCCATCCATGCTGCCATGGTGGATGTCATCGACCGGGAAGTTGGCCGGATACTTGATCAGCTCAGAGCCATGGGAGAGGCTGAAAACACGCTGGTGATCTTTCTCTCCGATAACGGAGCCAGCGCCGAGCAGATCATCCGGGGTGACGGACACGATCCCGATGCCCCGCTCGGATCGGCCGGTTCTTACCTGTGCCTTGGACCGGGTTTTTCCACGGCCAGCAATACACCGCTTCGCCGCCATAAATTTTGGACCCATGAGGGAGGCATTAACACGCCCATGATTGCTCACTGGCCCGAGGGTATCGAAGCCAAAGGAGAATTTCGCCACGGCGTTGGTCATGTAGTTGATTTTCTCCCGACCTTTCTGGATCTGGCAGGAGTTGAGCCCCTAAAGGAACGGAACGGTTATGAGGCACCGCAAATGCCGGGCCGCAGTCTGGTCCCCCTGTTTAAAGAAAACAAGAAATGGGAGCGCGAAATTTACTTCAGTCACGGTGGTAATAACGCCCTGCGCCAGGGCAAGTGGAAAGCGGTGATCTCATCCGACATAGACGGTAGATGGCAGCTTTATAATATGCAAAAGGACCGCACCGAACTGAACAACCTGGCGGATGACTTTTACAACTTCGGAAATCCTTCCTGGAAAGAGAAACACCAGGAACGCCTCGAACAAATGAAAGCCCGCTGGGAGGAGCTGGATGAACTGTACCAGGAGCAGGGAAAGGTTGGACTGGATAATGAGGATGAATAGCCGGAGCAAAGATCAGTAAAAGTTGAGCCATTATTAAAGTAATGATTGGTTGATTGGATGATTGGGTGATTGGGTGATTGCCCGC
This genomic stretch from Bacteroidales bacterium harbors:
- a CDS encoding alpha-L-fucosidase gives rise to the protein MKSHKKFSRLYAIVLILIAANVFTACKDSKPEKNYKPTWESLATHPVPQWYQDAKFGIFIHWGVYSVPAYHEWYVEFISPKSSFGRNLGGPPYTAAQGNFSDSVFHANIREDANKYHRKNYGVDFAYDEFIPMFKAENYDPASWADLFKQAGARYVVMTAKHGDEFALWPSEYTDRNAGDMGPQRDLVGDLTSAVRAEGMKMGLYHNTTYSFWDERYPNKEWVEYMNNTVKELVDRYHPDILWGDVVIGPARDDKGKPLGAEHWNSKEVIAYFYNHSENPDEVLTNDRWGLDTSVEVDSKKALSRSVWTSHANRWNTGGGALLGDFQTPERRNITEIFDHPWETCDALDPTSWGYNRQTPEEEYMSTNELVDYLADIVSKGGNLLINIGPKADGAIPEVMKDRLRGVGNWLSENGEAIYGTTPWSVYGEGPTKKEVGSWGREKGEYRFQPGDVRFTRKGNTLYAILLEWPGDEITLNFLKKVNVSHISLLGSDEEIHWEKTSDDITVFLPSEPVSSYANTLRLECEAL
- the rhaM gene encoding L-rhamnose mutarotase, encoding MKRFAFKMKLKPGCKEEYIKRHNEIWPELKQLLKESGVYDYSIFLDEETNTLFAVQKQAGESSSQDLGDNPVVKKWWDYMADLYETNPDNSPVSIPLEEVFHMD
- a CDS encoding arylsulfatase, whose amino-acid sequence is MKEAYIEKYYGLKKFLVVFVVVMISQAIRSKASESAQPDDPPNIVLIMADDLGYSDLGCYGGEIETPNLDSLADNGLRFTEFYNAGRSWPTRASILTGYYPQQVNIDGERAAFPKWGSMIPSHLDKAGYRNYHSGKWHVPNVNEVTGRGGFDRSFNCTYTGSRHFTPKPENLYLDDKSFKELPDVTQGSDYYSTSAITDYSIQFLKQHQNQHAGTPFFLYTAFISPHFPLQAPQEVIDKYRSRYLEGWNKLKQERYKRQKELGFDLGENSPFEYMVTAPWSWPEQWLKDSIPGELRYAKPWYQLTEKEKHLHATKMAIHAAMVDVIDREVGRILDQLRAMGEAENTLVIFLSDNGASAEQIIRGDGHDPDAPLGSAGSYLCLGPGFSTASNTPLRRHKFWTHEGGINTPMIAHWPEGIEAKGEFRHGVGHVVDFLPTFLDLAGVEPLKERNGYEAPQMPGRSLVPLFKENKKWEREIYFSHGGNNALRQGKWKAVISSDIDGRWQLYNMQKDRTELNNLADDFYNFGNPSWKEKHQERLEQMKARWEELDELYQEQGKVGLDNEDE